Genomic segment of Ignavibacteriota bacterium:
CGATTCCGGGAACAATGTAATTTGCTCACGGCTAACACCAGTGATTTGTTGCATCATAAAAAAGAATTGAAATTTAAAATGTTAGTATTCAAACCAGATTTTCTTAAAAAATGTTCCGACTTTTTACACAGTCTCGATGCCGTAGGCAAAGGTTACGTCTACTAGTAAATTTAACTTTTGAGACAACTTACTACCGAATAAGAATCATCACTTTCGTCTCGGCAAATTGTGGAGTCGTTAGACGATAGTAATACGTTCCAGAAGGCAAGCCGGAGGCATTGAAGTACACTTCCTGATTTCCTGATGAAAGCAATTCTGCATCAAGTAAGTTCAACACCTCTTCACCGAGCGAGTTGTAAATCTTCAACGATACTTCAGAAGTTGCTGGTAATTCAAACGCTATTTTTGTGATGGGATTGAACGGGTTGGGATAATTTTGTTTGAGTTCAAACTTCGAAGTCTGCTCTTCGTTGGCAGAAATTCCGAGCGGGTCAATATGCGTGAAATGAAACGTATCCGTACTTGATACTTCCGTAAACTCATCCCGAACAACCACAAACCACTCGAACGGTTGTCCATCCCGTAACTTTGGGAACGATGTAAAAGTAAACGACGTGTCGTTTGTTGTAATAATTGTATCTGCAACATCAGACGAGACATACAAATCATACAGATGCGGGTCATCATGTTGCGATGCGGCAGAACTCCACAGGAATTGTAACGGCGCTGTAATAGAATTATTTTCCGGCAAAAGCAATTGCACACGTTCTCTCGGCTTCAAACTATCAAACGAAAAAAGATAGAGTCCTGTTTGCATATCCGAACCTATCCATCGCCCGGAAGGAAAGTATGGATAGACGCCCCAGCAACCGGCAAACGGACTCGCTATTCCATCATTGACAGGATTATACGAATCATAAAAATCTACAGTAAACGGATATATCGGGTCATGCACATCAACGACATACATTCCTGCTTTGTAATGTGCAACGTAAATGTAGTTCCCTCGCCCATGAACATTGTGAACAATACTCGTCGGCTCTCCATGCCAACTTGTTACTTGTTGATACTCCGGGAAATTGCTGATGTCCCACACCTTCATGTTGTGTTGTGTCGTCCCGATTTCATCGGCGGTGAAGACATACTTGCCATCGAGGGAAAGCCACGAGTTGTGCGTACCGCTTCCCGTGTAAGAAATTTTCCCCAATCCCGTCGGAGATGTTTTATTTTTCACATCAACAATAAACAAACCGCCGCCGCCGCCCGATGTGGTTGAAGACGCATACATCGTATCGTTACGAACATATGTATCGTGGAAATAATTCGTGGACAATGCAAAAAGAAATTCGGGATTTGTCGGGTCATTGCGGAGAGAAAAAATTACCGAGCCGCCTGTTGGCTTCCATCCGCGGCTTCCGTTGAGATACAGATAGCCGTCGGAAATTGTCACCGTGTGAGAATACGTCGTGTGTTTCGTTGTACTGTTGGATGAATCACGGTAGATGAAATTCTTGACAAGAATTGCAGT
This window contains:
- a CDS encoding choice-of-anchor B family protein; its protein translation is MKSFFRSFFFFTVSLFLSIANAQEQRMQLLGNLNIPHGVSGGTTYFSSCWGWVSPDGREYALLGTCNGTSIIDLNSDSLREIQFIPGVFASYCLREIKTYKQYAYIVTEGGGGTQIVDLSCLPDTAILVKNFIYRDSSNSTTKHTTYSHTVTISDGYLYLNGSRGWKPTGGSVIFSLRNDPTNPEFLFALSTNYFHDTYVRNDTMYASSTTSGGGGGLFIVDVKNKTSPTGLGKISYTGSGTHNSWLSLDGKYVFTADEIGTTQHNMKVWDISNFPEYQQVTSWHGEPTSIVHNVHGRGNYIYVAHYKAGMYVVDVHDPIYPFTVDFYDSYNPVNDGIASPFAGCWGVYPYFPSGRWIGSDMQTGLYLFSFDSLKPRERVQLLLPENNSITAPLQFLWSSAASQHDDPHLYDLYVSSDVADTIITTNDTSFTFTSFPKLRDGQPFEWFVVVRDEFTEVSSTDTFHFTHIDPLGISANEEQTSKFELKQNYPNPFNPITKIAFELPATSEVSLKIYNSLGEEVLNLLDAELLSSGNQEVYFNASGLPSGTYYYRLTTPQFAETKVMILIR